A window of Leptotrichia wadei contains these coding sequences:
- a CDS encoding GntR family transcriptional regulator has product MDLLVSEGLIIKRRGSGTFVKDMRDDDAIEIAMKKQFMGFKATHGSKKVTSNIIKFKVIPASAEIAKKLKIERNDFVYYIERVRYLNDEPCVIEYTYMPISTIKGLKEDVLKDSIYEYIENTLNLSIQSAHRVIKADLPTDLEKKYLRIKEPIPILEVEQVAFLSNGQIFEYSKSRHRGDKTEIKMIEVR; this is encoded by the coding sequence ATGGATTTACTGGTTTCAGAAGGGCTGATAATAAAAAGGAGAGGTTCTGGAACATTTGTAAAGGACATGAGGGATGACGATGCAATAGAAATCGCCATGAAAAAGCAGTTTATGGGATTTAAGGCAACTCATGGAAGTAAAAAGGTTACATCCAACATTATAAAGTTCAAAGTTATCCCGGCTTCAGCCGAAATAGCCAAAAAGCTAAAAATAGAAAGAAATGATTTTGTCTATTATATTGAAAGAGTGCGTTACTTAAACGACGAACCTTGCGTTATCGAATACACCTATATGCCAATATCTACAATCAAAGGGTTAAAAGAGGATGTATTAAAGGATTCTATTTATGAATATATAGAAAACACATTAAATTTAAGTATTCAAAGTGCACATAGGGTAATAAAGGCGGATTTACCAACGGATCTGGAAAAAAAGTATTTAAGAATCAAGGAGCCGATTCCTATTCTGGAAGTTGAACAAGTCGCTTTTCTGTCAAACGGACAAATTTTTGAATATTCAAAATCACGGCATAGAGGGGATAAAACAGAGATAAAAATGATAGAAGTAAGATAA
- a CDS encoding GntR family transcriptional regulator codes for MLKYREIVQELRNKIINGDYIPNEKLPNEKEMCEKYKASRITVKKPWIYWFQKG; via the coding sequence ATGTTAAAATACAGGGAAATTGTTCAGGAATTACGAAATAAAATAATAAATGGAGATTATATTCCAAATGAAAAGCTTCCAAATGAAAAGGAAATGTGTGAAAAATACAAGGCAAGCAGGATTACCGTAAAAAAGCCATGGATTTACTGGTTTCAGAAGGGCTGA
- a CDS encoding PTS sugar transporter subunit IIC yields MTGVIPTSLVGAQGLFVAIFVSIISTTIYGFLLNKNLTIKMPKDVPPAISKSFSAIIPGFLTLSVFMIINILFKHTKFESIHTFVYEFLQKPLVGLGTSFFATIIAATLVQFFWFFGVHGHLVVNPIMDTIWNVASLENLNAYNAGQPLPHIVTKQFMEMFSVSIGSMGALSALTAIFIVSRIKQQREVAKLGFIPGIFNISEPTLFGLPVILNPILAIPWILGSPITISIAYFATKIGIMPRTTGVAVPWTMPLGISGTLATNSIMGGVVQIVGFVVMVLLWIPFILYSQKQYEEEKRKNKNEAKERE; encoded by the coding sequence ATGACAGGAGTTATTCCGACTTCGTTAGTCGGGGCTCAAGGACTGTTTGTTGCAATTTTTGTATCAATTATATCGACAACTATTTATGGGTTTTTGTTAAATAAGAATTTGACTATAAAAATGCCTAAAGATGTTCCACCTGCGATTTCAAAATCATTTTCAGCAATTATTCCAGGATTTTTGACTTTAAGTGTATTTATGATAATAAACATTCTTTTTAAACATACTAAATTTGAATCAATACATACTTTTGTGTATGAATTTTTACAAAAACCGCTTGTTGGTTTGGGAACATCTTTCTTTGCCACAATAATAGCCGCAACATTGGTGCAATTCTTCTGGTTCTTTGGAGTACACGGACATCTTGTTGTAAATCCGATAATGGATACAATCTGGAATGTGGCTTCACTAGAAAATTTGAATGCGTATAATGCAGGACAGCCATTACCTCATATTGTAACAAAGCAGTTTATGGAGATGTTTTCGGTAAGTATCGGTTCGATGGGAGCATTGTCAGCATTAACAGCGATTTTTATTGTAAGCAGAATAAAACAGCAAAGGGAAGTGGCAAAATTAGGATTTATACCAGGAATATTTAATATATCCGAACCTACATTATTTGGACTTCCTGTAATATTGAATCCTATACTTGCAATACCGTGGATACTGGGATCACCAATAACAATCTCGATTGCCTATTTTGCAACAAAAATTGGAATAATGCCTAGAACAACGGGAGTGGCGGTACCATGGACTATGCCTCTTGGAATAAGCGGAACGCTTGCAACAAATTCAATTATGGGGGGAGTAGTGCAAATAGTGGGATTTGTTGTAATGGTGCTTTTATGGATACCGTTTATACTGTATTCCCAAAAGCAGTATGAAGAAGAAAAAAGAAAAAATAAAAATGAAGCGAAAGAGAGAGAATAG
- a CDS encoding PTS transporter subunit EIIC codes for MERTFKEKLSEKLMSFAGIIRKNIYLLSLRDAFMLSFPLTMFGSILLVVTNFPGFSEKAREGLGALMGHSIESSMLLMSIFVSIGIGYYLYLYKNPKRTQDAIYSGAVALVSFFIVTPFSVKLENGN; via the coding sequence ATGGAAAGAACTTTTAAGGAAAAATTATCTGAAAAATTAATGAGCTTTGCGGGAATTATTAGGAAAAATATTTATTTGCTTAGTTTAAGGGATGCTTTTATGCTTTCATTTCCGCTTACAATGTTTGGTTCAATTTTGCTTGTTGTAACAAACTTTCCCGGGTTTAGCGAAAAGGCTAGGGAAGGGCTTGGAGCCTTGATGGGACATTCGATAGAGAGCTCAATGCTGCTTATGTCGATATTTGTAAGTATAGGGATTGGTTATTATTTGTACTTATATAAAAATCCGAAGAGAACACAGGATGCAATATATTCTGGAGCTGTAGCGCTCGTATCATTTTTTATAGTAACACCTTTTTCAGTAAAACTTGAAAATGGGAATTGA